In Bosea vestrisii, the following are encoded in one genomic region:
- a CDS encoding carbohydrate ABC transporter permease — MIRIIAAFALCALSLIPLLWMVATSLKPPAEYISTSIALWPQDPTLAHYRVLLDSGMWRLGLNSVVVALGTVGLSLLAGLPAAYALARFELPKRFDIVFLGFVLVIKLAPPIALAIPLYQVLRALGLLDTHLGLILANQILALPFAIWMLLGFVRDVPYSFEEAAMLDGAGFVKRLLEIVVPLLMPGLVATAVFVAIMSWNEFLFALLFIQTPSKFTLPAFIATLINEDETLWGRLSAMGLIASLPVLLAVGLVRRGLTREVSVDQH, encoded by the coding sequence ATGATCCGGATTATCGCCGCCTTCGCGCTTTGCGCGCTCTCGCTGATCCCGCTGCTCTGGATGGTGGCGACCTCGCTCAAGCCACCGGCCGAATACATCTCGACCTCGATCGCGCTCTGGCCGCAGGATCCGACGCTGGCGCATTACCGCGTGCTGCTCGACAGCGGGATGTGGCGGCTCGGGCTCAACAGCGTCGTGGTGGCGCTGGGCACGGTCGGGTTGTCATTGCTCGCCGGCCTGCCGGCAGCCTACGCGCTGGCGCGCTTCGAATTGCCGAAGCGCTTCGACATCGTCTTTCTCGGCTTCGTGCTGGTGATCAAGCTGGCGCCGCCGATCGCGCTCGCGATCCCGCTCTACCAGGTGCTGCGGGCGCTCGGCCTGCTCGACACCCATCTCGGCCTGATCCTCGCCAACCAGATCCTGGCGCTGCCTTTCGCGATCTGGATGCTGCTCGGTTTCGTCCGCGATGTGCCCTATTCGTTCGAGGAGGCGGCGATGCTCGACGGCGCGGGTTTTGTGAAGCGGCTGCTGGAGATCGTCGTGCCGCTCTTGATGCCCGGGCTGGTCGCGACCGCGGTCTTCGTCGCGATCATGAGCTGGAACGAGTTCCTGTTCGCGCTGCTCTTCATCCAGACGCCGTCGAAGTTCACCCTGCCGGCCTTCATCGCGACGCTGATCAACGAGGACGAGACCTTGTGGGGCAGGCTCTCGGCGATGGGGCTGATCGCCTCGCTGCCGGTCCTGCTCGCGGTCGGGCTGGTCAGGCGCGGGCTGACGCGCGAGGTCTCGGTCGATCAGCATTGA
- a CDS encoding GntR family transcriptional regulator: MAKASEKTTLSTTVYQKLRSDIIQGEFRPGEKLRIEPIAATYGVGSNAVREALSRLSAERLVERYEQRGFAVPAIALDDWRVLVRTRCWLETKALEEAMANRDEHWEEGIVLALHRLSRFRSDKPEERAGWEDAHRNFHRALLANCGSPWLLEFCDILADHAARYISISHAYGDTPRNGQSEHEALMKIVLNGTAADACALLVAHYTKTLQTIEELFAQGRFAQLTEPRGGRADALID, from the coding sequence ATGGCCAAGGCGAGCGAAAAGACCACGCTGTCGACCACGGTCTACCAGAAGCTGCGCAGCGACATCATCCAGGGCGAGTTCCGCCCTGGCGAGAAGCTGCGGATCGAGCCGATCGCGGCGACCTATGGCGTCGGCAGCAACGCGGTGCGCGAGGCGCTGTCTCGTCTCTCGGCGGAGCGGCTGGTCGAACGTTACGAGCAGCGCGGTTTTGCCGTGCCTGCGATCGCGCTCGACGACTGGCGCGTGCTGGTGCGCACGCGCTGCTGGCTCGAGACCAAGGCGCTCGAAGAGGCGATGGCCAATCGCGACGAGCACTGGGAAGAGGGCATCGTGCTCGCCTTGCATCGCCTGTCGCGCTTCCGTTCCGACAAGCCCGAGGAGCGTGCCGGCTGGGAGGATGCACACCGCAATTTCCACCGGGCGCTGCTGGCCAATTGCGGCTCGCCCTGGCTGCTCGAATTCTGCGATATCCTCGCCGACCACGCGGCGCGCTACATCTCGATATCGCACGCCTATGGCGACACGCCGCGCAACGGCCAGAGCGAGCACGAAGCGTTGATGAAGATCGTGCTGAACGGCACGGCAGCAGACGCCTGTGCGCTGCTGGTGGCGCATTACACCAAGACGCTCCAGACCATCGAGGAGCTGTTCGCACAGGGCCGCTTCGCGCAGCTCACCGAGCCTCGCGGCGGGCGCGCCGATGCCCTGATCGACTGA
- a CDS encoding ABC transporter permease, with protein sequence MSGVVDKSAEALPADTVWAEKVSFASKLPRWVSMLGLLVLFLGLWQGVTSSGIVSPLILPTPTDTIRDIGFVGRNLSSGDYMLPAFWVTASEVVWGFVVALAIGVSLGILVGETSFGERAVMPYIVAIDTMPKLAFAPLFVAWLGFGIMSKVALAAFISVFPIIVGTAAGLHAADENARMLFKSIGASRLQTLVKLKIPTGLPQFFTGLKIAAISVVSGAIAGEFLGGGAGFGELIRVAASQLDTPRVFSLIIYLSLLGLAMFGLVSWLQYRFVFWQRSRNSISTKTPRPAA encoded by the coding sequence GTGAGCGGTGTCGTCGACAAATCAGCTGAAGCACTTCCCGCCGACACGGTCTGGGCCGAGAAGGTCTCGTTCGCCTCGAAGCTGCCGCGCTGGGTCTCGATGCTCGGCCTTCTCGTCCTCTTCCTCGGGCTCTGGCAGGGCGTTACCTCGTCGGGGATCGTCTCGCCGCTGATCCTGCCGACGCCGACCGACACGATCCGCGACATCGGCTTCGTCGGCCGCAACCTCTCCTCAGGCGACTACATGCTGCCGGCCTTCTGGGTCACGGCGAGCGAGGTCGTCTGGGGCTTCGTCGTCGCGCTCGCTATCGGCGTCTCCCTCGGTATCCTGGTCGGCGAGACCAGCTTCGGCGAGCGGGCCGTGATGCCCTATATCGTCGCGATCGACACCATGCCGAAGCTTGCCTTCGCGCCGCTGTTCGTCGCCTGGCTCGGCTTCGGCATCATGTCAAAGGTGGCGCTCGCGGCCTTCATCTCGGTGTTCCCGATCATCGTCGGCACGGCCGCCGGCCTGCACGCGGCGGACGAGAATGCCCGGATGCTGTTCAAGAGCATCGGCGCCTCGCGCCTGCAGACCCTGGTCAAGCTCAAGATCCCGACCGGGCTGCCACAATTCTTCACCGGGCTGAAGATCGCGGCGATCAGCGTGGTCTCGGGCGCGATCGCCGGCGAGTTCCTTGGCGGCGGGGCGGGTTTCGGCGAACTGATCCGCGTCGCCGCCTCGCAACTCGACACGCCGCGGGTGTTCTCGCTGATCATCTATCTCAGCCTGCTCGGCCTCGCGATGTTCGGCCTGGTGTCGTGGCTGCAATACCGGTTCGTGTTCTGGCAGCGTTCGCGTAACAGCATCTCCACCAAGACGCCGCGCCCAGCGGCCTGA
- a CDS encoding extracellular solute-binding protein produces the protein MRTIGKALGAMLMLAGLSLPAAAQDRLVIAGRDAGFAPALAKMVELYQAKNPSVKIERLELGGGPLYERLAVGAREKTAATDVAMLDDIWAPEFMARGWLTDLGTVGGLPGEFVKSAMDVSRHDGKLYAAPFVGNIAMFAYRKDLLAKHGFERPKTWSDVVKAAQVIQDKEQGVSGLVFRGIKGNPIVTSFLPVLWAHGGDVVSADGKAVLDTPAAEKALTQFLSFKALAPKGVETYNATELRDAIQQGRAAIAVEMWSSWAGTLDGSASKVANQVEVVATPGEVKGPAPMLGAWLLAIPADSPNKARAADFIRFVTSPENQKLIALETGNPPTLTALFNDKDLVAKYRWYPAQLEALNVAQARPRISQWARVETILGDYLQLALIGQLQPKQALTEANAQITRALTR, from the coding sequence ATGAGGACGATTGGTAAGGCGCTCGGCGCCATGTTGATGTTGGCCGGGCTCAGCCTGCCCGCCGCCGCGCAGGACCGGCTGGTGATCGCCGGGCGCGATGCCGGCTTCGCCCCGGCGCTGGCCAAGATGGTCGAGCTCTACCAGGCCAAGAATCCCAGTGTGAAGATCGAGCGGCTCGAGCTCGGCGGCGGCCCGCTCTATGAGCGCCTTGCAGTCGGCGCGCGCGAGAAGACGGCGGCGACCGATGTCGCCATGCTCGACGACATCTGGGCGCCGGAGTTCATGGCGCGCGGCTGGCTCACCGATCTCGGCACTGTCGGCGGACTGCCGGGCGAATTCGTCAAGTCGGCGATGGATGTCTCGCGGCATGACGGCAAGCTCTATGCCGCGCCCTTCGTCGGCAACATCGCCATGTTCGCCTATCGCAAGGACCTGCTCGCCAAGCACGGCTTCGAGCGGCCCAAGACCTGGAGCGACGTCGTCAAGGCGGCGCAGGTGATCCAGGACAAGGAGCAGGGCGTCTCCGGCCTCGTCTTCCGCGGCATCAAGGGCAACCCGATCGTCACCTCCTTCCTGCCGGTGCTGTGGGCGCATGGCGGCGACGTGGTGAGCGCCGACGGCAAGGCCGTGCTCGATACCCCCGCGGCCGAGAAGGCGCTGACGCAGTTCCTCTCCTTCAAGGCGCTCGCGCCGAAGGGCGTCGAGACCTACAACGCCACCGAATTGCGCGACGCGATCCAGCAGGGCCGCGCCGCGATCGCGGTCGAGATGTGGTCGTCATGGGCCGGCACGCTCGACGGCAGCGCTTCCAAGGTCGCGAACCAGGTCGAGGTCGTCGCGACCCCGGGCGAGGTCAAGGGGCCGGCGCCGATGCTGGGCGCCTGGCTGCTCGCCATCCCGGCCGACTCGCCGAACAAGGCGCGCGCTGCCGACTTCATCCGCTTCGTCACCAGCCCTGAGAACCAGAAGCTGATCGCGCTCGAGACCGGCAACCCGCCGACGCTCACCGCGCTGTTCAACGACAAGGATCTCGTCGCCAAGTACCGCTGGTACCCGGCACAGCTCGAAGCGCTCAACGTTGCACAGGCGCGTCCGCGCATCAGCCAGTGGGCCCGCGTCGAGACCATTCTGGGCGATTATCTCCAGCTCGCCCTGATCGGCCAGCTGCAGCCCAAGCAAGCGCTGACCGAGGCCAACGCCCAGATCACCCGCGCGCTGACGCGCTGA
- a CDS encoding AraC family transcriptional regulator: MLDQSSRRSAPDPLSEMLRGLRLEGVDYARYQMSAPWCLLFPAQSAARFHFMAEQSCWLRTPEGDWVRLEQGDAVLMPRGVEHALASEPGASATPLGHCAFQQCCGEIAEARGGGEGEATLFFSASLCFNVDAQHPMLRMMPELMWVHEMAVHEPAIPALLGTMSCELALDRVGAGGILTRLADVVAAALIRSWVERGCGSATGWVAAARDPDIGRVLAAIHLNPGEDWTVDALAKVMHASRSAFAERFASVVGETPARYVLQVQMHQARQWLERDKLRITAVARRLGYDSEASFSRAFKRVIGKPPSHFRAMEPPVPAARPIDASPSGEAGQPPGTS, translated from the coding sequence TCGACTATGCCCGCTACCAGATGTCCGCGCCCTGGTGCCTGCTGTTTCCAGCCCAGTCCGCAGCGCGGTTCCATTTCATGGCCGAGCAAAGCTGCTGGCTGCGCACGCCCGAGGGCGACTGGGTCCGGCTCGAACAAGGCGACGCCGTGCTGATGCCACGTGGCGTTGAACATGCGCTGGCCAGCGAGCCCGGCGCCTCGGCGACGCCGCTCGGGCACTGCGCCTTCCAGCAATGCTGCGGCGAGATCGCTGAGGCGCGCGGCGGCGGCGAAGGGGAGGCGACGCTGTTCTTCAGCGCCAGCCTCTGCTTCAACGTCGACGCCCAGCACCCGATGCTACGGATGATGCCGGAACTGATGTGGGTGCACGAGATGGCGGTGCACGAGCCCGCCATCCCGGCGCTGCTCGGCACCATGTCATGCGAGCTTGCTCTCGACCGCGTCGGCGCCGGCGGCATCCTCACCCGCCTTGCCGATGTCGTCGCCGCCGCCCTGATCCGCTCCTGGGTCGAGCGCGGCTGCGGCAGCGCCACCGGCTGGGTCGCCGCCGCGCGTGACCCCGATATCGGGCGCGTGCTGGCCGCGATCCATCTCAATCCGGGCGAGGACTGGACGGTCGATGCCCTCGCCAAGGTGATGCACGCCTCGCGCTCTGCTTTCGCAGAGCGCTTCGCCAGTGTCGTCGGCGAGACACCGGCGCGCTATGTCCTGCAGGTCCAGATGCACCAGGCGAGGCAATGGCTTGAACGCGACAAGCTCCGGATCACCGCCGTCGCCCGCCGCCTCGGCTACGATTCGGAAGCCTCCTTCAGCCGGGCCTTCAAGCGGGTGATCGGCAAGCCGCCGAGCCATTTCCGCGCCATGGAGCCGCCAGTGCCAGCGGCACGGCCGATCGATGCGTCGCCGTCCGGCGAGGCTGGACAGCCTCCCGGGACGTCCTGA
- the pepT gene encoding peptidase T — protein sequence MSIRQQLIERFFRYLAVTSQSDIKATTLPSTPGQQRLAELLADELRALGLDDVVIDEHATVTAVKRGTVPGAAKIGFIAHLDTFDAGLSPEIRPQLLRFEGKDLCLNRDQDIWLRVAEHPQLRDWAGAEIIASDGTSVLGADNKAAITVIMTLLANLVPQDRHGDIAVAFVPDEEIGLRGAKVLDLARFPCDFAYTIDCCELGEVVIENFNAASAEITLTGVSTHPMSAKGVLVNPVLMAQDFVSRFDRAQTPENTEGREGYVWFNTITANASEARLGALIRDFDRQSFEARKRRINEVAAEIAALYPTGRVECVVSDTYGNIHDSLGDDQRPVELLFGALERLQIRKKQIPMRGGTDGAALSARGLPTPNFFTGAYNFHSRYEFLPVPAFEKSYEVARMICTLGAGQPST from the coding sequence ATGAGCATCCGCCAGCAACTGATCGAGCGCTTCTTCCGCTATCTCGCTGTCACCAGCCAGAGCGACATCAAGGCGACGACGCTCCCAAGCACGCCGGGCCAGCAGCGCCTCGCCGAACTGCTGGCCGATGAATTGCGTGCGCTCGGCCTCGACGACGTCGTCATCGATGAGCACGCCACCGTCACGGCGGTGAAGCGCGGCACGGTGCCGGGCGCAGCCAAGATCGGCTTCATCGCCCATCTCGACACCTTCGATGCCGGCCTCTCGCCCGAGATCCGCCCGCAGCTGCTGCGTTTCGAGGGCAAGGACCTCTGCCTCAACCGCGATCAGGACATCTGGCTGCGCGTCGCCGAGCATCCGCAGCTGCGCGACTGGGCTGGCGCCGAGATCATCGCCAGCGACGGCACCAGTGTGCTCGGCGCCGACAACAAGGCGGCGATCACGGTGATCATGACCCTGCTCGCCAATCTCGTCCCGCAGGACCGGCATGGCGATATCGCCGTCGCCTTCGTCCCGGACGAGGAGATCGGCCTGCGCGGCGCCAAGGTGCTCGACCTCGCCCGCTTCCCCTGCGATTTCGCCTACACGATCGACTGCTGCGAGCTCGGCGAAGTCGTGATCGAGAACTTCAACGCGGCCAGCGCCGAGATCACCCTGACTGGCGTCAGCACCCATCCGATGTCGGCCAAGGGCGTGCTGGTGAACCCCGTCCTGATGGCGCAGGACTTCGTCAGCCGCTTCGACAGGGCGCAGACGCCGGAGAACACCGAAGGCCGCGAGGGCTATGTCTGGTTCAACACCATCACCGCCAATGCCAGCGAGGCCAGGCTCGGCGCGCTGATCCGCGATTTCGACAGGCAGAGCTTTGAAGCCCGCAAGCGCCGCATAAACGAGGTCGCGGCCGAGATCGCCGCGCTCTATCCGACCGGCCGGGTCGAATGCGTGGTCAGCGACACCTATGGCAACATCCATGACAGTCTCGGTGACGACCAGCGCCCGGTCGAACTGCTGTTCGGCGCGCTGGAGCGCTTGCAGATCAGGAAGAAGCAGATCCCGATGCGCGGCGGCACGGACGGCGCGGCGCTCTCGGCCCGCGGCCTGCCGACACCGAACTTCTTCACCGGCGCCTATAATTTCCACTCGCGCTACGAGTTCCTGCCGGTCCCGGCCTTCGAGAAGTCCTACGAGGTGGCGCGGATGATCTGCACGCTGGGGGCGGGGCAACCTTCAACCTAG
- a CDS encoding ABC transporter ATP-binding protein has product MTLAATQTAGQLARPVYELSDVSKVYGESVVALESVALTLRQGEFHSVIGSSGCGKSTLLKIMAGLTPPSKGRVMLAGTPVLGARADIGMMFQQATLFPWRTTLQNILLPIEVREGRAAAEAAAPRARSLLDLVGLKGFEATYPSQLSGGMAQRAAICRMLISEPNVLLLDEPFSALDEITRDFMNMELQRICRERNASAFLVTHSIAEAVILSDIVHVMSARPGRIVRSIAIDLPRPRTLEMTTLPQFGAYVGEIRGLLDKGAFL; this is encoded by the coding sequence ATGACACTGGCGGCGACGCAAACGGCCGGGCAGCTCGCCCGGCCGGTCTATGAGCTCAGCGATGTCTCGAAGGTCTATGGCGAAAGCGTCGTCGCGCTGGAGAGCGTCGCGCTGACGTTGCGCCAGGGCGAATTCCATTCGGTGATCGGCTCCAGCGGCTGCGGCAAGTCGACCCTGCTCAAGATCATGGCCGGACTGACGCCGCCCTCGAAGGGCAGGGTGATGCTGGCCGGAACGCCGGTGCTCGGCGCGCGCGCCGATATCGGCATGATGTTCCAGCAGGCGACGCTGTTTCCGTGGCGCACCACCCTGCAGAACATCCTCCTGCCGATCGAGGTGCGCGAGGGCCGTGCCGCGGCCGAGGCCGCTGCGCCGCGTGCGAGGAGCCTGCTCGATCTCGTCGGTCTCAAGGGTTTTGAGGCGACCTATCCCTCGCAGCTGTCCGGCGGCATGGCGCAGCGCGCCGCGATCTGCCGGATGCTGATCTCCGAGCCTAATGTCCTCCTGCTCGACGAGCCGTTCAGCGCGCTCGACGAGATCACCCGCGATTTCATGAACATGGAGCTGCAGCGCATCTGCCGCGAGCGCAACGCCTCCGCCTTCCTGGTGACGCACTCGATCGCGGAGGCTGTGATCCTCTCCGATATCGTCCATGTGATGTCGGCCCGGCCGGGCCGGATCGTGCGCAGCATCGCGATCGACCTGCCGCGGCCGCGTACGCTCGAGATGACGACGCTGCCACAATTCGGCGCCTATGTCGGCGAGATCCGCGGCTTGCTCGACAAGGGGGCCTTCCTGTGA
- a CDS encoding DUF2189 domain-containing protein codes for MADTHLHHDHVAANDAAPPDALPVSEIGIADIKDALRQGYSDFMAQPSHLLFIALIYPIAGILLARLTVSYNIFPLLFPLASGFALLGPFAAIGLYEISRRRELGMDTSWKHALDVVHSPGIGQIALLGALLTGAFLTWLFSAWIIYRWLMGDVPLDSFESFATPLLTTVNGWTLIILGNSLGLLFAIVVFSITVVSFPLMLDRHVDMATAVRTSVAAVEKNPRVMMYWGLTITALLVLGSLPVLVGLIIVMPVLGHASWHLYRKVVPR; via the coding sequence ATGGCCGATACCCATCTCCATCACGACCACGTGGCGGCGAATGATGCTGCACCGCCCGACGCCCTGCCCGTCAGCGAGATCGGCATCGCCGACATCAAGGATGCTCTGAGGCAGGGCTATTCCGACTTCATGGCCCAGCCGAGCCATCTGCTCTTCATCGCCTTGATCTATCCGATCGCAGGGATTCTGCTCGCCCGGCTGACGGTGAGCTACAATATCTTCCCGCTGCTGTTCCCGCTGGCCTCGGGCTTCGCCCTGCTCGGCCCGTTCGCAGCGATCGGCCTCTACGAGATCAGCCGCCGCCGCGAGCTCGGCATGGACACCTCCTGGAAGCATGCGCTCGATGTCGTGCACTCGCCCGGCATCGGCCAGATCGCCCTGCTCGGCGCGCTCCTGACCGGCGCCTTCCTCACCTGGCTGTTCAGCGCCTGGATCATCTATCGCTGGCTGATGGGCGACGTCCCGCTCGATTCCTTCGAGAGCTTCGCCACGCCACTGCTGACCACGGTGAACGGCTGGACGCTGATCATCCTCGGCAACTCGCTCGGCCTGCTCTTCGCGATCGTCGTCTTCTCGATAACCGTGGTTTCCTTCCCGCTGATGCTCGACCGTCATGTCGACATGGCAACGGCAGTCCGCACCTCGGTCGCGGCGGTCGAGAAGAACCCGCGGGTGATGATGTATTGGGGCCTGACGATCACGGCGCTGCTGGTGCTCGGCTCGCTGCCGGTGCTGGTCGGCCTGATCATCGTGATGCCGGTGCTCGGCCACGCCAGCTGGCATCTCTACCGCAAGGTCGTGCCGCGGTAG
- a CDS encoding carbohydrate ABC transporter permease, which yields MTASRRLLPWLLLTPALLIFAGLTLYPLGRTLALSLFATDYGFENAKFVGLENFQELWDSRFFRQAVTNTVVFTVVATVLEVAAGLGLALLLNRAFPGRTLVMTLLLAPFVLSTMVVTAIWRAWFHFDLGFLNNLLRAIGLPGVPWLFDPNLALWSIVLVDLWQTAPFAFLIIFAGLRLIPQDVYEAARVDGAGPWRRFRDMTLPLLAPYLFVAALLRSVDSFKLFDKVYAMTGGGPGQATETVSMFVYRQGFRFFDIGLASAAAVVMIVVAGLLAVVYAASLLKGAGR from the coding sequence ATGACCGCTTCCCGCCGCCTGCTGCCCTGGCTCCTGCTGACGCCGGCGCTCCTGATCTTCGCCGGGCTGACGCTCTATCCGCTCGGGCGGACGCTGGCGTTGTCCCTGTTCGCGACCGATTACGGCTTCGAGAACGCCAAGTTCGTCGGGCTGGAGAATTTCCAGGAGCTCTGGGACAGCCGCTTCTTCCGGCAGGCGGTGACGAACACCGTTGTGTTCACCGTGGTTGCGACCGTGCTCGAGGTCGCGGCGGGGCTGGGCCTTGCCCTCCTGCTCAACCGCGCCTTTCCTGGCCGCACGCTGGTGATGACGCTGCTGCTCGCGCCCTTCGTGCTCTCGACCATGGTGGTGACCGCGATCTGGCGGGCCTGGTTCCATTTCGATCTCGGCTTTCTCAACAACCTCTTGCGCGCCATCGGCCTGCCCGGCGTGCCCTGGCTGTTCGATCCGAACCTCGCGCTCTGGTCGATCGTGCTGGTCGATCTCTGGCAGACCGCGCCCTTCGCCTTCCTGATCATCTTCGCCGGCCTGCGCCTGATTCCGCAGGACGTCTACGAAGCCGCCCGCGTCGACGGTGCCGGGCCGTGGCGGCGCTTCCGCGACATGACGCTGCCGCTGCTCGCGCCCTATCTCTTCGTCGCGGCGCTGCTGCGCTCGGTCGACAGCTTCAAATTATTCGACAAGGTCTACGCCATGACCGGCGGCGGGCCGGGGCAGGCGACCGAGACGGTCTCGATGTTCGTTTACCGGCAGGGCTTCCGCTTCTTCGACATCGGGCTGGCCTCGGCCGCCGCCGTGGTGATGATCGTCGTCGCGGGGTTGCTCGCCGTCGTCTATGCGGCTTCGCTGCTCAAGGGGGCGGGCCGATGA
- a CDS encoding fumarylacetoacetate hydrolase family protein — translation MTTLADLAVPAPTRPTLAIIGSSARFPVRRIYCVGRNYVAHVREMGGDETRDFPLIFQKPVDAVVQDGGTVPYPPMTDDFHFELELMVAMKSGGYNIPQDEALSHIFGYGICLDMTRRRLLNTPDGPRIPWELKKSFDHSAPCGPVYPVEQVGHPSSGSIRLEVDGTARQDSDLSLMIWRTPEIIATLSNYYSLEPGDVIMTGTPHGVGAVLPGNVLVGSIETLGSLTVTIGEPAVAA, via the coding sequence ATGACCACGCTCGCAGATCTCGCTGTCCCCGCCCCGACCCGCCCGACCCTGGCGATCATCGGCTCGTCGGCGCGCTTTCCGGTCAGGCGAATCTATTGCGTCGGCCGCAACTATGTCGCCCATGTCCGCGAGATGGGTGGCGACGAGACGCGCGATTTCCCGCTGATCTTCCAGAAGCCGGTGGATGCGGTCGTGCAGGATGGCGGCACGGTGCCCTACCCGCCGATGACCGACGACTTCCATTTCGAGCTCGAGCTCATGGTCGCAATGAAATCCGGCGGCTACAACATCCCGCAGGACGAGGCGCTGTCGCACATCTTCGGCTACGGCATCTGTCTCGACATGACCCGCCGCCGCCTGCTCAACACACCGGACGGGCCGCGCATTCCCTGGGAGCTGAAGAAGTCCTTCGACCATTCCGCGCCCTGCGGACCGGTCTACCCGGTCGAGCAGGTCGGCCACCCCTCGTCCGGCAGCATCAGGCTCGAGGTCGACGGCACCGCACGCCAGGATTCCGACCTGTCGCTGATGATCTGGCGCACGCCGGAGATCATCGCCACGCTCTCGAACTACTATTCGCTGGAACCGGGCGACGTGATCATGACCGGCACACCCCATGGCGTCGGCGCTGTGCTGCCCGGCAACGTCCTCGTCGGCAGCATCGAGACGCTCGGCTCGCTCACCGTCACTATCGGCGAGCCGGCGGTCGCAGCCTGA
- a CDS encoding ABC transporter substrate-binding protein, translated as MKRRQFMAAAAGLPFALAAPQALSQAVDELTIVYPSPGGLGYFALYAAIGEGYFAEEKLKITPRSVNGSAAAIQALLAGQAQLAHPGPGPLMAARERGQDLVYIYNYFTRSQFNLVVPETSAFQKPADLKGKVIGVGTSDGAEVAFVRSIFDAEGMKEGADYKFITVGEGGMAVAGFMQKAIDAYASDTAGAATLSLRGIKLRSLTPPRFQSYFGNGYVVTRKYLDENRGMLERFGRALVRGTKFGLDPANKAAVLKHARMGNPQQLENMPFAEALMEVYYRLTAPLDVAKGFGYNNPEAWEMWQKTLLASGDLKKPLDDLSKAYSNDLVAAWNAPK; from the coding sequence ATGAAGCGTAGGCAGTTCATGGCGGCGGCTGCAGGGCTGCCCTTCGCGCTCGCGGCGCCGCAGGCCCTCTCGCAAGCGGTCGACGAGCTGACGATCGTCTATCCGAGCCCGGGCGGGCTCGGCTATTTCGCGCTTTATGCGGCGATCGGCGAGGGCTACTTCGCTGAAGAGAAGCTCAAGATCACGCCGCGCAGCGTCAACGGCTCGGCGGCTGCGATCCAGGCGCTGCTCGCGGGCCAGGCGCAACTCGCCCATCCCGGACCGGGGCCGTTGATGGCGGCGCGCGAGCGTGGCCAGGACCTCGTCTACATCTACAATTACTTCACGCGCAGCCAGTTCAACCTCGTCGTGCCGGAGACCTCCGCCTTCCAGAAGCCGGCCGACCTCAAGGGCAAGGTCATCGGCGTCGGCACCTCCGATGGCGCCGAGGTCGCCTTCGTTCGCTCGATCTTCGATGCCGAGGGCATGAAGGAGGGCGCCGATTACAAGTTCATCACGGTGGGCGAGGGCGGCATGGCGGTGGCCGGCTTCATGCAGAAGGCGATCGACGCCTATGCCTCGGACACCGCCGGCGCAGCGACGCTGAGCCTGCGCGGGATCAAGCTGCGCTCGCTGACGCCGCCGCGCTTCCAGTCCTATTTCGGTAACGGCTATGTCGTTACCCGCAAGTACCTCGACGAGAATCGTGGAATGCTGGAGCGCTTCGGCCGGGCGCTGGTCAGAGGCACCAAGTTCGGCCTCGATCCCGCCAACAAGGCGGCGGTGCTGAAGCATGCGCGCATGGGCAATCCGCAGCAGCTCGAGAACATGCCCTTCGCCGAGGCGCTGATGGAGGTCTATTACCGCCTGACGGCGCCGCTCGATGTCGCCAAGGGCTTTGGCTACAACAACCCCGAGGCCTGGGAGATGTGGCAGAAGACGCTGCTCGCCTCGGGCGATCTCAAGAAGCCGCTCGATGATTTGAGCAAGGCTTATTCGAACGACCTGGTCGCGGCCTGGAATGCGCCGAAATGA